The candidate division WOR-3 bacterium genome contains a region encoding:
- a CDS encoding glycerate kinase, with protein MRVLVCPGSFKGSLSAVKASRIISSQFKKHFLTEQLPLADGGDGSLEVFKYFMGGMEKKTKTVDPLGKPIWTRYLWIDSKTALIDLSLSSALKLVDASSKPALFGNTYGTGVVIKKAVEEGAKKIILCLGGSATVDGGTGILQALGAIFLDGRGKKINPMGANISRIGKVDIGGINPETTRVKFMLLSDVKNPLLGKNSGIKQFSAQKGADPEETKSLVNSFSNYRDVLFGITGKDVGNKEFLGSAGGAASSIYAFFDTEIESGSDYVAKIAGFEVKLRNSDLAVTGEGKVDLTSGQGKITGFVAEKAAQAGIPSIVLTGCSSSKLKGASVLPIILKPMLFDEALESAENNLRYVSDQIALLIYQILKRRQCNV; from the coding sequence GTGAGAGTCCTCGTCTGCCCCGGTAGTTTCAAAGGTTCTTTGAGCGCGGTAAAAGCCAGCAGAATAATTTCATCACAGTTCAAAAAGCATTTTTTAACTGAGCAATTGCCTCTTGCAGACGGGGGGGACGGTTCACTTGAAGTTTTCAAATATTTCATGGGAGGAATGGAAAAAAAAACGAAAACGGTCGACCCTTTAGGTAAGCCGATTTGGACGCGTTATCTCTGGATTGATTCGAAAACCGCGTTAATCGATCTTTCGCTTTCATCGGCTTTGAAATTGGTAGATGCTTCGTCTAAACCCGCTCTTTTTGGCAATACATACGGCACTGGAGTTGTTATAAAGAAAGCTGTAGAGGAAGGAGCTAAAAAAATCATTCTCTGTCTGGGTGGATCCGCAACTGTTGACGGAGGAACGGGAATTTTACAAGCTCTTGGAGCAATATTCCTCGACGGCCGAGGAAAAAAAATCAACCCGATGGGAGCCAACATATCAAGAATTGGAAAAGTTGACATCGGCGGAATAAACCCCGAAACAACGAGAGTCAAATTTATGCTTTTATCGGATGTAAAAAATCCATTGCTTGGAAAAAATAGCGGCATAAAGCAATTTTCAGCTCAGAAAGGCGCGGATCCAGAAGAAACGAAATCTCTTGTGAATTCATTTAGTAATTACAGGGATGTTTTATTCGGAATTACCGGAAAAGACGTGGGAAATAAAGAGTTTTTAGGTTCGGCGGGAGGCGCGGCGTCCTCGATTTACGCTTTTTTTGACACTGAAATTGAAAGCGGCTCCGATTACGTGGCAAAAATCGCTGGTTTTGAAGTGAAACTCAGGAACAGCGACCTTGCTGTGACGGGTGAAGGTAAAGTGGATTTGACTTCAGGACAAGGAAAAATAACCGGTTTTGTTGCCGAAAAAGCTGCCCAGGCAGGTATTCCATCCATTGTACTGACGGGTTGTTCGTCGAGTAAATTAAAAGGAGCTTCGGTTTTGCCTATTATCCTGAAGCCTATGCTATTCGATGAAGCCTTGGAATCAGCTGAAAACAACCTTCGATACGTCTCTGATCAAATCGCTTTGTTGATCTATCAAATACTTAAAAGAAGGCAATGCAATGTTTGA
- the ffh gene encoding signal recognition particle protein, with protein MFENLSRNFSDVFGKLKRRGHLTEKDVDEALREIRKILLEADVNYLIAKNFCENVKEKAVGEKVLKSLSPGDVVSKIVFDEMKILLGSSKSDIRLSGNPSVIMLAGLQGSGKTTTCAKLGVFLKNKGIDPVLSACDVKRPAASKQLQLLCEKYGLSFSPVNSDSAVKSVEDAMVKARKEMKDAVILDTAGRLHIDSEMIEELKEIKEKYKPNEILLVVDAMTGQDAWAVSKSFKENIDITGIVLTKMDGDARGGAALSMRVITGMPVKFVGTGEKAEDFSEFYPDRMASRITGFGDIVSLVEKVKEAADAEETKKMAKKMEDFSFTLEDFLSQLKTIKKMGPLENILSMMPGNIGQNVKIDENEISKIEAIIFSMTPQERKKPEIINASRKKRIAMGSGTKVGDVAQLIKQFETSKKMLKQLSGRGIFSKMPMTKNLTKKSKKR; from the coding sequence ATGTTTGAAAATTTATCCAGAAATTTTTCTGATGTGTTCGGGAAATTGAAGAGAAGAGGGCATCTTACCGAAAAAGATGTCGACGAGGCGTTGCGGGAAATTCGTAAAATCCTTCTCGAAGCGGATGTGAATTACTTAATAGCCAAAAATTTTTGCGAAAATGTAAAAGAAAAGGCTGTTGGAGAAAAGGTTTTAAAAAGCCTTTCACCAGGGGATGTTGTCTCGAAAATCGTCTTTGATGAAATGAAAATACTGTTGGGAAGTTCAAAAAGCGATATCCGCCTGAGCGGGAATCCGTCTGTAATCATGCTCGCCGGTCTGCAGGGAAGCGGCAAGACGACGACATGCGCAAAACTCGGTGTTTTTTTGAAAAATAAAGGGATAGACCCTGTTTTGTCGGCTTGTGACGTGAAAAGACCCGCGGCTTCAAAGCAACTGCAACTACTTTGCGAAAAATATGGTCTTTCATTCTCACCGGTCAATTCGGACAGCGCTGTAAAAAGCGTAGAAGACGCCATGGTCAAGGCGAGAAAAGAAATGAAAGATGCGGTGATTCTGGACACGGCTGGAAGACTTCACATAGACAGTGAGATGATAGAAGAGCTCAAAGAAATAAAAGAGAAATACAAACCAAATGAAATCCTACTTGTAGTGGACGCTATGACGGGTCAAGATGCCTGGGCTGTGTCAAAATCCTTTAAAGAAAACATTGATATAACAGGAATAGTCTTGACAAAAATGGACGGAGACGCGCGCGGAGGAGCGGCGTTGAGCATGAGAGTCATAACGGGAATGCCCGTAAAGTTTGTTGGGACAGGTGAAAAGGCTGAAGATTTTTCAGAGTTCTATCCTGACAGAATGGCTTCGAGAATTACAGGATTCGGGGACATAGTTTCCCTCGTGGAAAAAGTGAAAGAAGCCGCTGACGCCGAAGAAACCAAAAAAATGGCGAAAAAAATGGAGGATTTCTCGTTCACTCTTGAAGATTTTCTGTCTCAGCTTAAAACAATAAAAAAAATGGGACCTCTTGAAAACATTCTGTCCATGATGCCAGGGAATATAGGTCAAAACGTCAAGATAGACGAAAATGAGATTTCGAAAATTGAAGCGATAATATTTTCAATGACCCCGCAGGAGAGAAAAAAACCCGAAATCATAAACGCGAGCAGAAAAAAAAGAATAGCCATGGGCAGCGGAACAAAAGTTGGGGATGTCGCTCAACTCATAAAGCAGTTTGAAACCTCAAAAAAAATGCTCAAGCAGCTGTCCGGAAGAGGAATCTTTTCTAAAATGCCGATGACAAAGAACTTGACAAAGAAAAGCAAGAAAAGATAA
- the rpsP gene encoding 30S ribosomal protein S16, with amino-acid sequence MSVRIHLARFGKRSSPFYHIVVADKRHRRDGKCLEKLGYYDPRRPSDFNLDIEKINKWIQKGASVTETVSSLIRRHKKEQPQ; translated from the coding sequence TTGTCAGTCAGAATTCACCTTGCGAGATTTGGGAAAAGAAGTTCGCCTTTTTACCACATAGTCGTCGCGGACAAGAGGCATAGAAGGGACGGAAAATGCCTTGAAAAACTTGGTTATTACGATCCAAGAAGACCGAGCGATTTCAACCTGGATATTGAAAAAATAAACAAATGGATCCAGAAAGGAGCCTCTGTTACCGAAACTGTTTCTTCCTTGATACGCAGACACAAAAAAGAACAACCTCAGTAA